The Armatimonas rosea genome includes a window with the following:
- a CDS encoding acyl-CoA thioesterase, which produces MPHEFTLRHRVEFADTDMAGIIHFSSYFRYMEVTEHAFIRSLGFSVADRDSGIGWPRVDVGCSFRSPLRFEDELDVRLVVTAKKSKSLSYAFHITKVGTEPLLEVATGRMTVVCVAMDHETGTMKAARIPEALAAQLEVAPELGEAP; this is translated from the coding sequence ATGCCGCATGAGTTCACCCTGCGCCACCGGGTCGAGTTCGCCGACACGGACATGGCGGGGATCATCCACTTCTCCAGCTACTTTCGCTACATGGAGGTCACCGAGCACGCGTTTATTCGCTCTCTGGGCTTCTCCGTGGCGGACCGCGATAGCGGGATCGGCTGGCCGCGGGTCGATGTGGGCTGTTCGTTTCGCTCGCCGCTGCGCTTTGAAGACGAGCTCGATGTGCGCCTGGTGGTGACGGCAAAAAAATCCAAGTCGCTGAGCTATGCCTTTCACATCACAAAAGTCGGCACCGAGCCGCTGCTGGAGGTGGCGACCGGCCGCATGACCGTGGTCTGTGTGGCGATGGACCACGAGACCGGCACGATGAAGGCCGCCCGAATCCCCGAGGCGCTCGCGGCGCAGCTCGAGGTTGCGCCCGAGCTAGGCGAGGCACCGTGA
- a CDS encoding AMP-binding protein has translation MSFPDRAALETEQLAQLNRLLTALVPSNVFYAPKLSAVGLSEGAGSLAEFYEKLPLTTKQQIVDDQRANGPYGTNLTYPIERYTRFCQTSGTSGFTLRWLDTTESWEWMVGSWREVFRAAEVEAHDRIFYAFSFGPFLGFWTAFAAGERLGCLCLPGGGMSSAARLKTILENRVTTLCCTPTYAIRLGEVALEQGIDLASSAVRRIIVAGEPGAGIPATRARIEQLWPGARLWDHHGMTEVGPVSVECPVRPGVLHILESRYLAEVLDPETLQPVAPGQRGELVLTNLGRTGSPLLRYRTGDLVQPSPEAVCACGRCELALEGGILGRTDDMVVVRGVNLYPSAIEAVLRRFDDVGEYRVTLTTINALLEAIVDLEPLPTCTEPEALRLTVEAALRSTFHLRLPTQLVPCGTLPRSEMKAQRWVRT, from the coding sequence GTGAGCTTCCCAGACCGCGCGGCGCTGGAGACAGAGCAGCTCGCGCAGCTGAATCGCCTCCTCACAGCGCTGGTGCCCAGCAATGTGTTCTACGCTCCCAAGCTGAGCGCGGTGGGCTTGTCCGAGGGAGCCGGCTCGCTGGCGGAGTTTTATGAGAAGCTCCCCTTGACCACCAAGCAGCAGATTGTCGACGACCAGCGCGCAAACGGGCCGTACGGAACGAACCTGACCTACCCTATCGAGCGCTATACCCGCTTCTGCCAGACCAGCGGCACCAGTGGCTTCACTCTACGCTGGCTGGATACCACGGAGTCGTGGGAGTGGATGGTGGGAAGCTGGAGGGAGGTCTTCCGCGCCGCAGAGGTTGAGGCCCATGACCGCATCTTCTACGCCTTCTCCTTTGGCCCGTTTCTGGGGTTCTGGACCGCCTTCGCTGCCGGGGAGCGCCTTGGGTGTTTGTGCCTGCCCGGCGGCGGAATGAGCAGTGCCGCGCGCCTCAAGACGATCTTGGAGAACCGGGTGACAACTCTCTGCTGCACCCCAACCTACGCGATTCGCCTCGGGGAAGTGGCGCTAGAGCAGGGAATCGACCTTGCCAGCAGTGCCGTTCGTCGTATCATTGTCGCAGGCGAGCCGGGCGCGGGGATTCCGGCGACTCGGGCGCGGATCGAGCAGCTCTGGCCGGGGGCGCGGCTCTGGGACCACCATGGGATGACCGAGGTCGGCCCGGTGAGTGTCGAGTGCCCGGTGCGCCCGGGTGTGCTCCATATCCTGGAGTCCCGCTACCTCGCCGAGGTGCTCGATCCCGAGACCCTCCAGCCGGTCGCTCCGGGGCAGCGCGGGGAGCTCGTCCTCACGAACCTTGGCCGCACCGGCTCGCCGCTGCTGCGCTACCGAACGGGTGATCTTGTCCAGCCCAGCCCTGAGGCTGTCTGCGCCTGCGGCCGCTGTGAGCTGGCGCTGGAAGGGGGAATCCTAGGCCGCACCGATGACATGGTGGTGGTCCGTGGCGTGAACCTCTACCCGTCGGCGATCGAGGCAGTCCTGCGGCGCTTCGACGATGTAGGGGAGTACCGCGTGACCCTCACCACCATCAACGCCCTGCTGGAGGCCATCGTGGACTTGGAGCCCCTGCCCACCTGCACCGAGCCCGAAGCGCTACGCCTCACGGTCGAGGCCGCCCTCCGCTCCACGTTCCATCTGCGCCTCCCCACTCAGCTCGTCCCCTGCGGCACACTCCCCCGCTCCGAGATGAAAGCCCAGCGCTGGGTGCGTACCTAG
- a CDS encoding sialate O-acetylesterase, whose product MKRELLVAATLAVGASTAQANVTLPKLLSDGCVLQRNTPVRLYGTADPGEAVTLTLKGKTVKATAGTDGKWLVSFPAQGAGGPFVLTVKGKNTVTVKDVYFGEVWVCSGQSNMEWPLSASFEAKAEIETAPDPLLRMFTVQKSVELTPQDEVAGGGWQSAAPATRGGFSAVGYYFAKQLRKALGVPIGMLHTSWGGTRIEAWMSKDVNLGLGMSPSEFATPVVAAEAKARYERLVARWKAAGSPQATQLDSGRADKTTGWERGTGGDAWKSVTAPGEWDTLNNEELLGIDGAVWFKKEIEIPEAMAGQPLKLSLGAIDDHDVTFFNGQKVGATGPETPNSWMAPRNYTVPGELVKKGRNVIVVRIFDGAGGGGFVGNPAEMKLGKPLAFDGNGGASSGPGSVISLAGEWSYRIEKAVPSSPGMMPGANPNAASVLYNAMLHPLKNYTVKGGIWYQGESNVGRHELYQKQMPAMIANWQKDFAAASFPFFITQLAPFGNGGSDRIEYAQQREAQSAAMKTVKGGGIAVITDVGMENDIHPKKKGPVGERLAFLAQKIAYGQSVYAVGPTYKEALAGFDKMIVRFDNVGAGLEARDGVCSEVPLPSGKLVGFEIAGGDKVFYPADAKIRSANEVEVSSSKVSAPRYVRYGYKNFTLTNLWSKSGLPADPFRTDK is encoded by the coding sequence ATGAAACGTGAACTTCTCGTGGCGGCGACTCTGGCGGTGGGGGCCAGCACGGCGCAGGCAAATGTGACTCTTCCCAAGCTCCTCTCCGATGGCTGTGTGCTCCAGCGCAACACGCCCGTGCGGCTCTACGGTACTGCCGATCCCGGCGAGGCCGTGACCCTCACGCTCAAGGGCAAGACCGTCAAGGCAACCGCGGGCACCGATGGCAAGTGGCTGGTGAGCTTCCCGGCGCAGGGAGCGGGCGGGCCGTTTGTGCTGACCGTCAAGGGCAAGAACACGGTCACGGTCAAGGATGTCTACTTTGGCGAGGTCTGGGTCTGCTCCGGGCAGAGCAACATGGAGTGGCCGCTCTCGGCGTCGTTTGAGGCCAAGGCCGAGATCGAGACCGCCCCCGACCCGCTGCTGCGCATGTTCACGGTGCAGAAGTCCGTGGAGCTGACCCCCCAGGATGAAGTGGCGGGCGGTGGCTGGCAGAGCGCGGCTCCGGCGACCCGTGGTGGCTTCTCCGCCGTGGGCTACTACTTTGCCAAGCAGCTCCGCAAGGCGCTCGGGGTGCCGATCGGAATGCTGCACACATCGTGGGGCGGCACCCGAATCGAGGCATGGATGTCCAAGGACGTCAACCTAGGGCTGGGGATGAGCCCCTCGGAGTTTGCCACCCCCGTGGTCGCTGCGGAGGCAAAGGCACGCTACGAGCGCCTGGTGGCTCGCTGGAAGGCCGCGGGCTCACCCCAGGCAACCCAGCTCGACAGTGGCCGGGCCGACAAGACCACGGGCTGGGAGCGCGGCACGGGCGGCGATGCCTGGAAGAGTGTCACGGCACCTGGTGAGTGGGACACGCTGAACAATGAGGAGCTGCTCGGGATCGACGGTGCGGTCTGGTTCAAGAAAGAGATTGAGATCCCCGAGGCCATGGCGGGCCAGCCCCTCAAGCTCTCCCTCGGGGCAATCGACGACCACGATGTGACGTTCTTCAACGGCCAGAAAGTCGGCGCGACCGGCCCCGAGACCCCCAACTCCTGGATGGCACCGCGCAACTACACCGTGCCCGGCGAGCTGGTGAAAAAAGGCCGCAATGTGATTGTCGTGCGCATCTTCGACGGTGCGGGCGGCGGCGGCTTTGTCGGCAACCCGGCGGAGATGAAGCTGGGCAAGCCACTGGCATTTGATGGCAACGGCGGGGCATCGTCCGGACCGGGGAGTGTTATCTCTCTCGCGGGGGAGTGGAGCTACCGTATCGAGAAAGCCGTGCCCTCCAGCCCTGGGATGATGCCCGGCGCGAACCCCAACGCGGCGAGTGTGCTCTACAACGCCATGCTCCACCCGCTCAAGAACTACACGGTTAAGGGCGGAATCTGGTACCAGGGCGAGTCCAATGTCGGGCGCCACGAGCTCTACCAGAAGCAGATGCCCGCGATGATCGCCAACTGGCAGAAAGACTTCGCCGCCGCGAGCTTCCCGTTCTTTATCACCCAGCTCGCCCCGTTTGGCAATGGCGGCTCGGACCGAATCGAGTACGCCCAGCAGCGCGAGGCACAGTCCGCGGCGATGAAGACGGTCAAGGGTGGCGGGATCGCGGTGATCACGGATGTGGGGATGGAGAACGATATCCACCCGAAAAAGAAAGGCCCGGTCGGGGAGCGCCTGGCGTTTCTGGCCCAGAAGATCGCCTACGGCCAGAGTGTCTACGCGGTCGGCCCCACCTACAAAGAGGCACTGGCAGGCTTCGATAAGATGATTGTCCGCTTTGATAATGTCGGAGCAGGGCTGGAGGCGCGCGACGGTGTCTGCTCCGAGGTGCCGCTGCCGTCGGGGAAGCTGGTCGGCTTTGAGATCGCGGGCGGCGATAAGGTCTTCTACCCCGCCGATGCCAAGATTCGCAGCGCCAACGAGGTCGAGGTGTCGTCGAGCAAGGTCTCTGCACCGCGCTATGTCCGCTACGGCTACAAGAACTTCACGCTCACCAACCTCTGGAGCAAGAGCGGCCTGCCCGCTGATCCGTTCCGCACGGATAAGTAG
- a CDS encoding carboxylate-amine ligase produces MPTTFNIGIEEEYQTIDPETRDLRSHIGTELLPEGKRQLQESVKAEMHQSVVEVGTGVCDTVRQARDELYELRQTIIRLAENQGLKVAAAGTHPFANWREQEIYPDARYDTIVDDLQQVARENLIFGLHVHVGIPDKEARIRILNSVRYFLPHILALSTNSPFWLGYDTGLKSYRCKVFDKFPRTNIPDAFSSWAEFESYVDLLIKTGCIDNAKKIWWDVRPHPFFPTIEFRICDVPLRIDETIALTALMQATVAKLHKLHTRNQDWRVYSRALLMENKWRALRYGVEGKLIDFGKQEEVPFRDLMLEYLAFVDDVVDELGCRRELGYVQRILERGTGADRQLRVFKESGGDLKAVVDYMVAETQLPPEL; encoded by the coding sequence ATGCCCACCACCTTTAACATTGGTATCGAGGAAGAGTATCAGACTATCGACCCGGAGACGCGGGACCTGCGCTCGCATATCGGCACGGAGCTTCTGCCGGAGGGCAAGCGCCAGCTCCAAGAGTCCGTGAAGGCCGAGATGCACCAGAGCGTGGTCGAGGTGGGGACGGGGGTCTGTGACACCGTGCGCCAGGCGCGCGACGAGCTCTACGAGCTGCGACAGACCATTATCCGCCTCGCGGAGAACCAGGGACTCAAGGTTGCTGCCGCAGGGACACACCCCTTTGCCAACTGGCGCGAGCAGGAGATCTACCCCGATGCGCGCTACGATACGATTGTCGATGACCTCCAGCAGGTGGCGCGGGAGAACCTGATCTTTGGGCTCCATGTCCATGTGGGCATCCCCGACAAAGAGGCGCGGATTCGGATCCTCAACTCCGTGCGCTACTTCCTGCCCCATATCCTCGCTCTCTCGACTAACTCCCCGTTCTGGCTGGGCTACGACACGGGTCTCAAGAGCTACCGCTGTAAGGTCTTTGATAAGTTCCCACGCACCAATATCCCCGATGCGTTTTCATCGTGGGCCGAGTTTGAGAGCTATGTCGACCTGCTGATCAAGACCGGCTGTATCGACAATGCCAAGAAGATCTGGTGGGATGTGCGCCCGCACCCGTTCTTTCCGACCATTGAGTTTCGTATCTGCGATGTCCCGCTACGGATCGATGAGACCATCGCGCTGACTGCCTTGATGCAGGCGACAGTCGCCAAGCTCCACAAGCTCCACACCCGCAACCAGGACTGGCGGGTCTACAGCCGGGCGCTGCTGATGGAGAACAAGTGGCGGGCGCTGCGCTACGGGGTCGAGGGCAAGCTGATCGACTTTGGCAAGCAGGAAGAGGTTCCCTTCCGCGACCTGATGCTGGAGTACCTGGCCTTCGTGGACGACGTGGTCGACGAGCTCGGCTGCCGCCGGGAGCTGGGCTATGTCCAGCGTATCCTGGAGCGCGGCACGGGAGCCGATCGCCAGCTACGGGTCTTCAAGGAGAGCGGCGGCGATCTCAAGGCGGTCGTGGACTACATGGTCGCCGAGACCCAGCTCCCCCCCGAGCTCTGA
- a CDS encoding virginiamycin B lyase family protein, producing the protein MQISWTKLLVSVSAIALLGLVALPKMALAQDLYVTTFNNGTISKVTPGGTVSTFVSGLTQPNGLAFDTSGNLYLTTYGVNSIFKFTPAGVQSTFATGGGLNNPYGLAFDTSGNLYAANFGIANGTTISKITSGGTVSTFATGLSGPGRIAFDSAGNLYAANWNTNSILKITSGGTVSTFASGGGILSPYGLAIDSAGNVFTSNFTSGTISKITSGGVVSTFATGLSTPAGLTFDSLGNLYEADYGSNTIFKFTSAGVKSTFATGLNGPTGLAFQSAIGPSSVTPELPGAMQLLPALLPVALIGARKRFKKA; encoded by the coding sequence ATGCAAATCTCTTGGACAAAACTTCTCGTCTCTGTAAGTGCGATTGCCTTGCTTGGCCTTGTCGCACTGCCCAAGATGGCACTGGCACAGGACCTCTACGTTACAACCTTTAACAACGGGACCATCAGCAAGGTCACGCCTGGGGGAACCGTCAGCACCTTTGTCTCTGGGTTGACTCAACCGAACGGCCTTGCTTTCGATACGAGCGGAAACCTCTACCTAACGACCTATGGTGTTAATAGCATCTTCAAGTTCACGCCCGCAGGAGTCCAAAGCACTTTTGCCACGGGTGGGGGGCTGAATAACCCGTATGGCCTTGCCTTTGACACGAGTGGAAATCTCTACGCGGCGAACTTTGGTATTGCCAATGGTACTACCATCAGTAAGATCACTTCCGGGGGAACCGTCAGCACTTTTGCAACGGGATTGAGTGGCCCTGGTCGCATCGCCTTCGATAGTGCGGGAAACCTCTACGCTGCGAACTGGAACACCAATAGTATCCTCAAGATCACTTCCGGGGGAACCGTCAGTACCTTTGCTTCAGGGGGTGGGATACTGAGCCCCTATGGCCTTGCCATTGATAGTGCTGGAAACGTTTTTACCTCGAACTTTACTAGCGGCACCATTAGCAAGATCACTTCTGGGGGAGTGGTCAGTACCTTTGCAACGGGATTAAGTACTCCTGCGGGCCTTACTTTCGATAGTTTAGGAAATCTCTATGAAGCGGACTATGGCAGCAATACTATCTTCAAGTTCACTTCTGCAGGAGTCAAGAGCACTTTTGCAACGGGGTTGAACGGCCCTACTGGCCTTGCCTTCCAGAGTGCCATAGGCCCTTCGTCTGTGACCCCTGAGCTTCCCGGTGCGATGCAGCTCCTTCCTGCCCTGCTACCTGTTGCGCTGATTGGGGCGCGGAAGCGCTTCAAGAAGGCATAA
- a CDS encoding aminopeptidase, with product MHNAFLLDTPFSPELTPGARNAVTTCLRIQPDEKVTLICDEACLTIGASLARELESRGLAWSGFILERVATRPVTDMPAPVLDDMESSGVSIFAVQVQTGELQSRRQMTDVVNRRGMRHAHMVNITEEIMCEGMRADFNAVDTLSQKVIEIVRAAKVIRGTTPAGTEIEVQLSPDYHWLKTSGIISPKKWGNLPGGEIFTTPGELNGTFVVDGVVGDYLCARYGLLQATPLTLTIEKNRLTGARCANKALETEFWEYCHTDQNSDRVGEFAIGTNIGLTRVIGNILQDEKFPGIHIAFGDPYGFHTGADWQSRTHIDVVGLGFDIWADGHQLMKRGTFLVE from the coding sequence ATGCACAACGCGTTTCTTCTCGATACCCCTTTCTCTCCCGAGCTGACTCCGGGAGCCCGCAATGCTGTCACGACCTGCCTGCGGATACAGCCCGACGAAAAAGTGACCCTGATCTGCGACGAGGCCTGCCTGACAATTGGGGCGAGCCTGGCGCGGGAGCTGGAGAGCCGGGGGCTTGCCTGGAGCGGGTTTATTCTAGAGAGAGTCGCGACGCGCCCCGTAACCGACATGCCCGCGCCGGTTCTCGACGATATGGAGAGCAGCGGGGTCTCGATCTTTGCCGTGCAGGTCCAGACCGGGGAGCTGCAGAGCCGCCGGCAGATGACCGATGTGGTCAACCGCCGCGGGATGCGCCACGCCCACATGGTCAATATCACCGAGGAGATCATGTGCGAGGGAATGCGCGCCGACTTCAACGCGGTCGATACCCTCAGCCAGAAAGTGATCGAGATTGTCCGCGCCGCCAAGGTCATCCGCGGCACCACCCCCGCCGGCACCGAGATCGAGGTTCAGCTCTCCCCCGACTACCACTGGCTCAAGACCAGCGGGATTATCTCGCCCAAGAAATGGGGCAATCTCCCCGGCGGCGAGATCTTCACCACCCCCGGCGAGCTCAACGGCACCTTCGTGGTTGATGGTGTGGTCGGGGACTACCTCTGCGCTCGGTATGGGCTCCTGCAAGCCACCCCGCTCACCCTCACGATTGAGAAGAACCGGCTCACGGGGGCGCGCTGCGCCAACAAGGCCCTGGAGACCGAGTTCTGGGAGTACTGCCACACCGACCAAAACTCCGACCGGGTGGGGGAGTTTGCCATTGGGACCAATATCGGGCTCACGCGGGTGATCGGCAATATCCTCCAGGACGAAAAATTCCCCGGGATTCATATCGCCTTTGGCGACCCCTACGGCTTCCACACCGGGGCAGACTGGCAGTCTCGGACACATATCGATGTGGTGGGGCTGGGCTTTGATATCTGGGCCGATGGGCACCAGCTCATGAAACGCGGAACCTTTTTGGTGGAATAG
- a CDS encoding tetratricopeptide repeat protein: MSRLVTVGAVSALVLVLGANATAWAQEDIGTARAYITQGKFAEAIKILDKLIKERPEAVQLYFDLGRAYFGMKNLPQAETAFGKVIAGKPLVADSYFNRGVVRIQSNNWAGAIEDFSKVIELNPKPKQGAPDLVLESRDNRVGAYLQVNKFAEAIQDATTVLTADPKRGFTLLNRGYAYEKINQFDKAVADYGAAIPLLSGADQASTYFSKADLEFLKLTQLQPAVDDYTKGLALDKNNVGALLNRAACYFQLKSFQPALADYSAALALKPGDGEILKNRAAVYLQLKDYKSAIVDYSGYLQKAGATADVSVYRLRAACYLNVDPKNYAGAVGDLKNYLAKNATDAVGWKDLALAQYNSIVPPGTTITKAQAGGLTDAITSATKATTLDAKQADAFIILGDSYSFQEKYKEAVPPYTSYIALAPDKPFGYEGLGRVQYNLQDYKGAIANFEKYLKLKPNDAEIKKLLNLAKASGGGGSATEKIAALTEAINADPKDPVAYTNRGVAYFEMQDFDKAIADFQKALDLKPGELQYISNLASASYSKASKTKAEADYKAASAIYTQWLAKAPSNADVLLTMGDISLNLKQWDAAISSYTKYLATNPTDAKNQQAVLTNRAYCALQKTPPDLTSAIADYTKLIGMNPSEPKFYDLRGRAYQDQQNLAAAAADFEKFAQLSGSKDPDALKNTAILYFNTGEKKRKANDPSKGLPEFEKAISNYTAYLALKATDAQALYGRGLAIYRKAKASTDVKVKLAELKKAIADFEAATKADAKLADAWYYLGLSCDDYGVADELSAETMFPKAIAAYEKYVSLPGVSAADADAIKKRIAQLKEAL; the protein is encoded by the coding sequence ATGAGTCGTTTGGTAACTGTTGGGGCGGTGAGCGCCCTGGTGCTGGTATTAGGCGCAAATGCAACTGCGTGGGCCCAGGAAGATATTGGAACCGCTCGTGCCTATATCACCCAGGGAAAGTTCGCCGAGGCGATCAAGATCCTGGATAAGCTCATCAAGGAGCGCCCAGAGGCGGTTCAGCTCTACTTTGACCTGGGACGTGCCTACTTTGGGATGAAGAACCTCCCGCAGGCCGAGACCGCCTTTGGGAAGGTGATCGCTGGGAAGCCCCTGGTCGCGGACTCGTACTTCAACCGGGGGGTCGTGCGGATTCAGTCTAACAACTGGGCAGGCGCGATCGAGGACTTCTCCAAGGTGATCGAGCTCAACCCCAAGCCTAAGCAGGGAGCGCCCGATCTGGTGCTGGAGTCCCGTGACAACCGCGTGGGGGCCTACCTCCAGGTGAATAAGTTCGCCGAGGCAATCCAAGATGCCACCACGGTCCTTACTGCCGATCCCAAGCGTGGCTTTACGCTCCTCAACCGGGGCTATGCCTACGAGAAGATCAACCAGTTCGACAAGGCGGTCGCCGACTACGGTGCCGCGATTCCGCTCCTGAGCGGCGCCGATCAGGCTTCGACCTACTTCTCCAAGGCCGATCTAGAGTTCCTAAAGCTCACCCAGCTCCAGCCCGCCGTCGATGACTACACCAAGGGGCTGGCGCTCGATAAGAACAATGTCGGAGCGCTCCTCAACCGCGCCGCGTGCTACTTCCAGCTCAAGAGCTTCCAGCCCGCCCTCGCCGACTACAGCGCCGCGCTGGCGCTCAAGCCCGGCGATGGGGAGATCCTCAAGAACCGCGCCGCGGTCTACCTGCAGCTCAAGGACTATAAGTCGGCGATCGTGGACTACTCGGGCTACCTGCAGAAGGCCGGGGCCACCGCCGATGTCAGTGTCTACCGCCTGCGTGCGGCCTGCTACCTCAATGTCGATCCCAAGAACTACGCCGGTGCGGTGGGGGACCTGAAGAACTACCTGGCCAAGAACGCAACCGACGCGGTGGGCTGGAAGGACCTGGCGCTGGCACAGTACAACAGCATTGTCCCGCCGGGCACGACGATCACCAAGGCCCAGGCCGGCGGGCTCACCGATGCGATTACGTCCGCGACCAAGGCCACGACACTGGACGCCAAGCAGGCCGATGCCTTCATTATCCTGGGCGACTCCTACAGCTTCCAGGAGAAGTACAAAGAGGCCGTCCCGCCCTACACCAGCTATATCGCGCTGGCCCCCGACAAGCCCTTCGGCTACGAAGGCCTAGGCCGTGTGCAGTACAACCTCCAGGACTACAAGGGCGCGATTGCCAACTTTGAGAAGTACCTCAAGCTCAAACCCAACGATGCTGAGATCAAGAAGCTGCTCAACCTCGCCAAGGCCAGCGGCGGCGGCGGGAGCGCCACCGAGAAGATCGCGGCGCTGACCGAGGCGATCAACGCCGACCCCAAGGACCCGGTCGCCTACACCAACCGCGGTGTCGCCTACTTTGAGATGCAGGACTTCGACAAGGCAATCGCGGACTTCCAGAAGGCCCTCGACCTCAAGCCCGGCGAGCTCCAGTACATCAGCAACCTGGCGAGCGCGAGCTACAGCAAGGCCAGCAAGACCAAGGCCGAGGCTGACTACAAGGCCGCCAGCGCGATCTACACCCAGTGGCTCGCCAAGGCCCCCAGCAACGCCGATGTCCTCCTGACCATGGGCGATATCTCGCTGAACCTGAAGCAGTGGGATGCGGCGATCTCCAGCTACACCAAGTACCTGGCGACCAACCCGACCGATGCCAAGAACCAGCAGGCCGTGCTCACCAACCGTGCCTACTGCGCCCTGCAGAAGACCCCACCGGACCTGACCAGCGCGATCGCGGACTACACCAAGCTGATCGGGATGAACCCCAGCGAGCCCAAGTTCTACGATCTGCGTGGCCGTGCCTACCAGGACCAGCAGAACCTGGCCGCCGCTGCCGCCGACTTTGAGAAGTTCGCCCAGCTCTCAGGGAGCAAGGACCCCGACGCTCTCAAGAACACGGCGATCCTCTACTTCAACACGGGAGAGAAGAAGCGCAAGGCCAACGATCCCAGCAAGGGCCTCCCCGAGTTTGAGAAGGCGATCTCCAACTACACCGCCTACCTGGCGCTGAAGGCAACCGATGCCCAGGCACTCTACGGCCGCGGGCTGGCGATCTACCGCAAGGCGAAGGCCTCGACCGATGTCAAGGTGAAGCTGGCGGAGCTGAAGAAGGCAATCGCGGACTTTGAGGCCGCCACCAAGGCCGATGCGAAGCTGGCCGACGCCTGGTACTACCTGGGCCTCTCCTGCGACGACTACGGTGTGGCCGATGAGCTCTCGGCGGAGACCATGTTCCCCAAGGCAATCGCTGCCTACGAGAAGTATGTCTCCCTGCCCGGTGTCTCTGCCGCCGATGCCGATGCGATCAAGAAGCGTATCGCGCAGCTCAAAGAAGCCCTGTAA
- a CDS encoding HNH endonuclease, with amino-acid sequence MVSAQVRQQVRTFFQFRCGYCGVSEAEYGASLTIDHYQPVSRGGSDDSENLVYCCHACNEFKSDYWNPDSSQRILNPRHDDMSFHLRENDNAELEGLTETGIFHLTRLQLNRSALLLQRQIRRRQQQWEARMLAVEARLATAEAQLARQRRRQRRSRRN; translated from the coding sequence ATGGTTTCTGCACAAGTTCGTCAACAAGTACGTACATTTTTCCAGTTTCGCTGTGGGTACTGTGGCGTCTCGGAAGCTGAGTACGGTGCGAGTCTGACGATAGATCACTATCAACCCGTCTCGCGAGGTGGGAGTGATGACAGTGAAAACTTGGTGTACTGTTGCCATGCCTGTAACGAATTCAAGAGCGACTACTGGAACCCAGACAGCTCTCAGCGTATCCTCAACCCCCGGCATGATGACATGAGCTTTCATCTGCGAGAAAATGACAATGCGGAGCTGGAAGGACTGACTGAGACGGGGATTTTCCATCTCACACGCCTACAGCTCAACCGATCTGCTCTTCTGTTGCAACGTCAAATCCGCCGTAGGCAACAGCAATGGGAAGCACGAATGCTTGCTGTCGAAGCCCGTCTTGCCACTGCCGAAGCGCAACTCGCAAGGCAACGCCGCCGCCAACGTCGCTCTCGCCGGAACTAG